TCCGCTGCAAATCTCTCTCCCCAAAATGGAATGCAAGTTTGAGGGTAGTTTCACTGTGGCTTACTGTTCTGTTCAAAGGTAAATGTGGGTATTTAACTAGTATCAAATCTGTTAAAAATACTGACTATTCTTTTTGATCATGTCCAATTCCAAACTTGCTAAGGCTCAGAAATTGTATAGCTTCAATTTTGGTCTGATTTTTTACCATGAAACAAATCGTGTTCTGGCTGCCAGAAGTCCTGTCCTTTTCTGTCCCTTGTTAAAATACTAGAGTTGCTTACTGAACTGGGGCTTTGCTGAACTGTTTAGGGTGAGCAGCCAATGTGGAAAAGTGGTAGGACTGTAGCATAGAACGTGACATGGACGTAAGAGTTCAGTTAGtgatacatttatttaaaatatttatcagccGTCTTCCTAATTTACAGGAactaaaggtggcttacagtGTGAACAGCAATCAAACAATAGAAATATGTAAAAtccaataatttaaaatcaataaattaaaactGCCAGTAGGCAGATGAACTCAATCTCATTGAATATGTTGTCATAACTTTTTCAGCTATCAAATGATGTCCTGGTTGCATAGTGTTTTACTGATATAAAATCATTCTTTTACCCTTTTGCTTTATGCTCTTTTCTGTTTATTTGAAAACAGCTGTTATAATAGGTCCTGATGGGCAGCCTTTAACAGTCTACCCTTGTCACATATGTGGGAAAAAATTCAAATCCAGGGGATTCTTGAAAAGGCATATGAAAAACCACCCGGATCACATGATCAAGAAGAAGTACCAGTGCACAGACTGTGATTTCACGACTAACAAAAAAGTAAGCTTCCACaatcatctggagagtcacaaACTGATCAACAAAGTTGACAAGACCCACGAATTCACGGAGTACACCCGGCGATACAGAGAAGCGAGCCCCCTGAGTTCGAATAAATTGATCTTACGGGACAAGGAGGCCAAAGTGCACAAGTGCAAATATTGTGACTATGAGTCTGCAGAGCAGGGGCTCCTCAATAGACACCTGCTCGCAGTCCACAGCAAGAACTTCCCTCACGTCTGCGTCGAGTGCGGGAAAGGGTTCCGCCACCCTTCGGAACTCAAAAAGCATATGAGAACCCACACCGGGGAGAAGCCTTACCAGTGCCAGCATTGTGTCTTCCGTTGTGCTGACCAGTCCAACCTGAAGACACACATCAAAAGTAAGCATGGCACTGACTTGCCCTTTAAATGTGAACAGTGTCCGCAGGCGTTTGCAGATGAGAAAGAACTCCTGGAGCACACAGAGTTGTTTCAAGGGCATAAGACTCACCAGTGCGCGCATTGTGATCACAAGAGCACCAACTCGAGCGACCTGAAGCGGCACGTGATCTCTGTTCACACAAAGGACTTCCCTCACAAGTGCGAGGTGTGCGAAAAAGGCTTCCACCGTCCGTCAGAGCTCAAAAAGCACAGCGAATCCCATAAAGGTAAAAAGATACACCAGTGTCGGCACTGTGACTTTAAGACTTCAGATCCTTTTGTACTTAGTGGGCACATCCTCTCTGTTCACACCAAGGACCTGCCTTTTAAATGCAAACGATGCAAAAGGGGATTTAGGCAACAAATTGAACTGAAGAAGCACATGAAGACCCACAGCGGGAGGAAAGTCTATCAATGCCAGTATTGTGAGTACAGCACTACAGATGCATCGGGCTTCAAACGGCACGTCATATCAATACACACGAAAGACTATCCGCACAGGTGTGACTACTGCAAAAAGGGATTCCGTAGGCCGTCAGAGAAAAACCAGCATATAATGAGGCACCATAAAGAGACCCTAATGTAACATATGAGCTGTGGGAAGAAGTGATTTAGAAACTGTGATATGCTAATTGGGGAAGAAAACTCTCATGAACTGTTTCTCCTGGTTTCAAAGCTTGATATTAAATCATAACTTTACATTCTTTGTATTAAAAGTCGTTAAAAAGTATTAGGGTTGACGGGATCTCAAAGCTCTACAATTGTTACTCATCAAAATCTAAAAGAACACTATACAGAAAGGTGAATGAATGTCTGAAAAGCTGCAGAAAGGGACCTTGAatgtcttctgtttaaagtattaCATACATTGTTAAGCTACAGAAAATACTTTAGCCCGTTATCAATAATGCCAGTTGTCTCTGTCATGAAAACTGGAGACGAGTTCCTCAAAAATGTTTGCTAAAGCAAGTCTACCATATGCAGTTTTTGAGGAGCTGAGAAGCTAGTCAGTCACTTggtcattacatttttaaattgtgCTGGGCAATTTGTATCAAGAATTGGTCAATTCTGAGGTctgtcctgtttcttttttttcttcacaaagcAAGCATACATTTCATTGGGgaattttgtttccttctttaaTTTAGGTTCAAGgagtacttttaaaatatttttttcagagcTGCTAGCCTATTTTATTGCAGGATACGGTGTTTAAAATATAGCATTATGTTTTTGAGCTCAAAAGGTGTTGTTTGGTGCTAGGATTCAAAACGTGTATGTATATAATTTCACTTTTTAAACTCAAACTGCAGTTGAATGTTCAGTACGGCACATGTGTCAAGAAGTACCTTTTGACCGATTTAATGGTTTATTTTTCAATGAAATAAATAGATGGATGCAGCTGATGGTGCTAAGGCTTGGCACAGTTCTTTTTCTTGCTACTTGGATATCTTCCCTGAAAAACAGAATCAAGATTGAAAGAACAGAATAGTTGAAATTGCCTAGAGAACCTTTAGGGGGCAGTGTTCCTGCTAGGTAGGACTGCTGTCATTTCCTGCCGATATGAAATTTTCAGTGTCGACATGAAAATTGCACCTTTTAATCAACCCATACGAAACCTATACCATACTATAAACATGCATTCTCAATCTGTAAGAAAGTTATATATGCAGTATTTAACCAGAACAATATGCTGCCACTAGAGTTTGAAGGTGGATCTTCAGTTTACAGTGTATACATTTGAAATATGCATCCCTTTAAACAATGCTTTGTGTTAGCATGCTGCAGATCAAAATGGCGCTTAATATAACAAGCTGGTCTAGggctatttaattaaaaaaaactgttcatAAATGTTTATGCATATAatgtgtccttttttaaaaactttttttaagttGCTTCATGTTTGCACACAGCTGTTCACATGATAAATTGTAACTTTACTTCATGCTACTATATTGTGGCTTTGTGTTTCGGATAATGTTCATACTTTGTTTTTGCACCAGATGAGAATCAGTTCCttgagaataatttttttttaaatatttctaagcTTCAGAAAGTTAACTTTGGGAAACCTTAGAAAACTACTTGTGTTTTATGTGGCTGTAAAAAAAATGATGTACACGCTGTAAAATAAGATTTGTCACTGTTATGTGGGATTATGATTTCTAAATGTGTTACTCATTGTAATGAGCATACAATAAAATGCATCTCTTGCACTCCAAGCTTATTGAGAACATTTGCATTCCTTGCTCAAGCCCAGAGTAGAATTACAGAGTAGAATTACTCCCCGgtcatttaatattttaattgtctGATATCCTGATTTCTTTTGGGAGTGTACAATAAACTGCAGTCACAGTAAGCATGAGAAATAATTGTGCCTTTGAACTTTTTTGATTACACTGTACAAACGTGTAAcatctatttatttcatttactgaACGTATTTCGATTTTCATCAAGGCTGCAAAAGAAAAGGAGCGGGTTCAAttactttctcctcctctctagtAATGAGAGGTGATGGCTAGTGTCCAGTACTGTTATCAATTTTATCTAGTGACGTTTTCCTCTTCCTGTGTTAAAGTCACTCCATTAAATGAGCCAGCGTTAGCAATATATTGAATTTGCCTTTACCTGAAATGCAAGTTGCAACGGTGAGTTAAAAAGAGCACAACCCATTCGAATCAGTTTGACAAACAGGTGTTGTTTTtgtgtcattttattttaaaatgtgttgtgttGTGACCTCTCCGTGTTAACAGATGGACATAAATCACATCCTTtggtatttttgaaaaaaaaaagtgtatgTTTCAAAGGGAAAGACCCTAAATGAGAAGAGCTCATCTGCAGTTTTTGATGCCGGCAGCTTTGTAGTAGCAAGTGGTGAGAGATTTCCAGCCCCCGAGGCCATGCTTTgactgggaaagggagggggacagagaCAGTGTTGCACAAACTGTGTGGAAACACTTGCCATCTTGTGAATCAAGGCCAGTGAATGGAAAGCAGGGTAATAAATTGTTCCTTCATTAAGTGCAGTGTTATTTATTTGTCAACCCAATTCCAACAACTGCTGCCATCCCCACAGGGATATTCCCGTGGCATCCAGACCCACAAGTGACTGCAGTCGCAGCGAACACCTCGGTCTAGCCGTTGCCTCACAAATTGGGGCAGCCCATTGATTCTGGCATAAAACTGCTTTGCATTTCTCCTTTTTCTTGCTGAACTTGTTGCTTAACTGTAACTACTTAGTCCAAAAATAAAGAGCACATTTCCAAGTAAATACATAGTGTCAGGATGCATGCTTTAAATTGCGTTTTAGCATGTGAGAACCCACAGTTTGGTTTGATGTGATAGCAGAATTACTCTGCCATAATACTTTTTAGAAATTATTTCCTATCACTTCAACCATAGgttggtaagggggggggggggtcagaaacGGATCAATGAAGCACTGAATATTGCAACTATTTTACAGATGTGCAAGGAATTTGGCAGCAGCTTCTGATCAGTCTGTATAATTAGGAAACAATTTTAAGATAATGCAATTACTGGAACACTAAGCGCCAAAATTAATAAAAGCTCCCAGTATATCATGCCTGGCTTTTAACAAGAACTGTGTAACTACAAGTGGAAGACAATTTCTATTGTTCCAGAAGCTCACTATATCTGTCTGTCTGAGTCTGTCTCTTACATAAGAAATAGAAATTATTTCAAACAAATCTAAAATGCATATGATGGCAACCTAATTAATTAACCTGGATAATAAAAAAGGGGCTCGGATAAAtaattaacctggatagctttaaaaaggggcttggacagatttatggaggagaagtcgatttatgactaccaatcttgatcctctttgatctgagattgcaagtgccttaacagtccaggtgctcgggagcaacagccgcagaaggccgttgctttcacatcctgcatgtgagctcccaaaggcacctggtgggccactgcgagtagcagagagctggactagatggactctggtctgatccaactggcttgttcttatgttcttaataggagCCCTGGAACCCCAAGCCTAATAGTTTATTTCAGCCTCTACCCAGTTTAATCTAGTTCTATGTTCTGGGGGCAGGTGAAGAGGGAATGCACAAATGTGCAGGATGGaaattgggaggccagcaagacaATTTGGACTAGTGGATGGCCTcagccaaaggcctggtggagcaTCTTTGTCTTGCAGGCTGTATGGAACTGTTTAcagtctcacagggccctggtgtcagcctCCCTGCGAATACTCCTTTTTAAAGGGAGCTCTGCACCACATCACagctggccttcaccagccatgaGGGGCACAGCTCAAGAGGGCAAGTGACTGGTCTCATAGCTGCAAGTATTCTGTCAACAGCGGACTGGAAGAGCAGGCCAAAGTGGCCCAAGATCAGAACAAAAAActgccaaggggcctccagttctctTAACTATCTCAAGTGTTGTTGGGAGGTTGCAGCGGAGTGGCAAGACTTAATTGGTgaaaaagcttgcaaaagcctAACAGCGAATGCTGGAATCATATTTAGATCACTTTCTTTCTGTCCAGGGAATGGCTTTAAGTCTTCCGATGTGCTAGAGGCACATTGCATCTTGCTAATAAAATTAAACATCTATATTTAGGATTGTGCATAGCGATCAAATAATTTGCAACTGAAGCAAGTAGCAGGAATATGCCCATAATGCAGAGAATTGGAAGTATGTAGTATTAGCAAGCAGTCCAAACCAATTGTGCAATAAAATAGTTGGGCTTATTGAGTCCTGTAGGCGATCCAAGTAATGATAATTATATTCTCATCTTTCAAAAATCCCAGCTCAGTACTCTTCATGCTTGCCCAGGGATGAAGTGAAATGGAATGGTTTCAGGAAACCACACAGTGGCTCTAAAACCCATGTTTCCTTGCAGCACGAGAGGCTCAAATCACTTCCATTTTCCCACTAAGAACCCCAACCGGGGCAGCTGGGAATAGAAAATTCAAGAAGCTAGTTGCAACATGTGTAAAAGTGAAACGTgttaaagggagggaaaaaacacTCCTTCACTTGCATCTTAATCTCATTGAGGTGTACGGCCTCATTTTGCTTTTATCTTGGGCGTGTCCGTTTTCATAATGCAGAAAATGTACAGATAAACAAGATAATTTTAAAGAGATTCTTTGGCTGTGAATCAGCTGGTTGTGAAAACATCTGCGTTCCTGTTCCCTTGCTACAGTGGTTTTCTAGCAGCAAGATTTGGTCAACATGTGTTCACAATCAGTGGGTTGTGCTTCACTGTGTTAGTTGATTATATTTGTCGTCCCTTCTGTGCACCCCTCCACAAGTGTAACTACCTGTGCTTGTCCGCCTCATTCACTTGGAGACCCTCCATATATGCACCGTCACAAGTCTGTGGCAGCTGGATGGACTAGGGATGCCCTTTAGGGGTAGAAAGAACTACACTTGCTCATTGAAGCATTATGTTGCACAAGCTATGAAATGAGTGTGGCTTTCATTGGCCCAACTTGGAGAAACAGCAAGCAAATATGGAGGTCACCCAGAGTTACTTTTGTATGGTCATTGTGAATCACACGGCTGGTTTTATGTGTCGTCCAAAAATTTAGGAAGCAGATATGAATCCAAGCTTATAAAGATCTTTATTTCATTTACCAATGATACAGCCCTGTCTGAACCGCTAAACTGGTCAAGGGCTCATCAATACAGAAACAGACACTACATGCTGGGACTTCAAATCACCCTCATGTAGTTACAGATCAGGctttcagaagaaacaaaaacacattatATGGAAAGCAGATCCTTAAGAACCACCCAGCGAACTGATATGCTGCAGCTGCATACCCCACACTTGTGTTAAGCCACTCAATCTTAACAACTCCTGCCCACATTCCTGTGGCAATTATGCTAAGAGTTAGCAGGATGTTTGTCCCAGTTTCATTTATGTCAATAGCTTTGCAAGTCACTGCCCTTGACtgtaacataggctcattccacacatgcagaataatgcactttcaaactgctttcagtgctctttgaagctgtgcggaatagcaaaaatcagGCTTACAaacaagttgtgaaagtggtttggccTTGCCCATTATTTTAATTGTCGCGGTGCTGAAGGGAACCTTGGATTTAGCTTGGTGTAAAAGGGCTGACTTGAACATTGTGAATCTCTTTCAGATCCATTAAGCACGCTCAAAAACTCTTCATTTGGTtgttcctccccacccaccacccaccactcccCAGCCCATACAgcggaaaccaccaaggaacagTCCCACACCTAAAAGCAAGTTCCTTGTATAAACAACTGGCAGTTAAGCTCATTTATAAGTAGCAGAATTGGCACCAAGATATTTTACACTTGAAGCTTTTCCACATAAAAGAAACCGTCCATCACTTTGAAAATTTAATTTCCATGTAAATTTCAGTAACTTTGAAATCTCAGTATAGGAGTCAGTGAATTCTTCAGGCTAACTCTAACACAACAATGCACACAGTCACTGCCACCACACATGCAGGAAGTATCTGTGCtagattttctcttttttttgcccaTTTGAAGGTTAATAAAATAACTATTTTGGACATTGGGGGTAGGGGAGGAGCTCTAATAATAAGAGTCGGCATATAATCAAAACAGTACGACTATttccaaaggaaaaacaaacccagGTTTTTATTACAAGCTAAGTCCCCAGAAACACAGTGTTGTTGAGCCTGTGTTGGGCAACTGATCCACAGATACCTTCCTCTCTAAAGTACAGCCATATTTCTCTTTTACAAATCTCTCTTTCTTCTGACTGTTTTGTAAATCTAATGTGGCTTGTACCTTTTCAGACAGCGACCCTATGAATTCCATATTCTGTACTGCATTTGATAGTACCATGGGAAAGGCAGTAACGACGTGGCATTACAAAATATATCTTTTCTGGCATCAGAGCATtcagcccatttttttttttaaaatgcccttcatATGCTTTTGAGCTTTTCGTTTCAGAATGCAATCCAGAGTATGGTAGATGCCTTCATAGTCCATGGAAAAAACCAGTAGTCCTTGAAGGCATAGTtagcatagatcaggggtctgcaacctgcggctctccagatgttcgtggactacaaatcccatcattccctgccagcatgggatttgtagtccatgaacatctggagagccgcaggttgcagacccctggcatagatgcAGATCAACTGGGAACAGACTTGCTTTGCTTCAAGTAGCTCAGTAGTTCACCATGAGCTCATTATTCCATACTTTCTGGACTGGTCAGGTTGAGGTccttccaatggtgggatccaaaatttttagtaacaggttcccatggtggtgggattcaaactgtggcatagcgccaatagggatgggtggggcacgatggggggcgtggccaggcattccggagacggggcattcctgggcggggctgtggcaagcacgcagccgctgcgccggtccttgggcgggaaacgaatgcatgcagaggTTTAGgtccaggctgccacgcacgccggtgcacctcctgctagactgcttcaagttctgcgcgctactgctgagaggaggggcgtaactaaggcaaaaataacatggcaaaatcaccaattagtaaccccctctcagcacacacaaataattagtaacctactctcgggaacctgtgagaacctgctggatcccacctctgggtccttCCCAGTAGTAGCTGAAGAACTCTCTGGCAGCCATTTGCTGCCTTCCAGCATGGAAGGCTTCACTTCTGACCGGAAGTCATGTGACACTTCTGAGACACTCCTGGGTGATAATTAAAGCCATTTCAAGTCACATTTGAAAATGGCCACAGCTGGGCCGCAGGCTGGAATCCGTTCACAATCTCCATTCTAGTTTCACTGCTCTCAATGTATGGAGATGCAATGGACGGTTTTTCGTGCTAGTCAATTCACTGCCAAATACACTGTTTGAATTACATGTATGAAGAGAACAGCTGCACCGCCTACAATCTTACTTGCTGTATCGTGATCCCTTTGCCTATACATAACAACGGGGCGAGAACAGTGTTTACCAGCTGTCTGGTAAACAGGACGACATTTCCAAATGggcacacttttttaaaaaaagatggagacagaaaaaaaggatttACTTTGTTCAAACTTCTAAAAGTAAGTGACTGTCATAAgtgtatgttttattgttgttttttaaggatACTGGAATTgtatggggaaaaaattcagacGAATATTGTTTAGCAGAAAAGCCCATTTCAGATTGCAATGAAACGGGCTCTTGCCGGGATGGGGGGAGAGTGACGTGGcctttcctgccccccacccattCTCTTTCCAGTGGCACTGACTACCCCACTGTTTAGAGAGGGGGGCACTCGACTTCCCattgctccccttccccttcttaccCAGCTCTTCTGATTGGCCTCAGTTTGActcaatcccctcccctcccacaactgCAGCGGCCTGAAGGGAAGCGATCATCCCCTTCCTGCtcgagaaagagagggaaggtgTTATGCCAGTCTTTCACTGATGCAGAAGGAGATGCTGAAGGGAAGTTGGATGGGGGGCGAGGACAAACCCTCAACCAGCGGGCACAAGGGTTTGTACACCCTGTGCATccattggttgagggttcatAAACTTTGCATGTTAGTCAATTATACAGGGTAAGATTGCAGTGGATTTCAAACCATATTCCGATCAGGCATGGCAGACGTCCTTTTTGTGGAAGTGCTGATCTTTCCTTCATGGGGGTGAAAAGGAAGCGCAAGCACACCTGGCCATGCTTGTATACAAGCAAAATCTTCTGCACCAACACCCTACTGATTCCCATGGCAGATGTGAGACCCACTGCGGTACAGTAGTCACAGACTAAGATCTAGGAAACCCAGATTCATATCCTGCTCTCTGCCACGATATTCACTGGGTAATCctgggcataggaggttaagagctcatgtatctaatctggaggaaccaggtttgattcccagctctgccgcctgagccgtggaggcttatctggggaattcagattagcctgtagcctcccacacacgccagctgggtgaccttgggctagtcccagttcttctgagctctctcagccccacctacctcaggtgattgttgtgaggggggaagggcaaggaaattgtaagcccctttgagtctcctgcaggagagaaagggggatataaatccaaactcttcttctttttctatctgcCTCTCCTACTCTCATAGAGTTGCCCAGATAAAACAGATGAAGGGGGAGAGAATCGTGTATAGGGCCCATATTCCATGGAGACAAGGCTAATGAAATGCCGTAGGAAGATGCTCAAGGATTCCTCAACTGAGGAGCGAAGCCACAAGGTCCACTGCTTGAATAGCCACATATTTGTTGACCGCAAACTGTGAAGTCAAGCTTTACTTCTAAATGTATTACATCTTGCAGTGAGCTGATAATGCTCCCCCCACCAAACCATGGCTGGTTTTAAGTTTCAGATCTGAACTGTgaacaaatgaaggaaaacaaacaaacaaaaaaacagaagggaagaatAAAACAATAGCGTTTCTGTGATTGTGTACTCCTCTGAGCTGCTGGAAACTTGTCCCGGGGGGGCTTGTTCATTCCTGAAAGAAGCAAGCAGTTCTTTAATCGGCAGCAAAGGATTCCTGTTGCAAAACAAACAAGACATGTTAGCATCATTCAGACCACGCAGGCAGATGTGGACTTCAGGAGCCGTTTTCAAACAGAAGATCAAGAAAGTTTCGTGTGAGTTTTGACCAACTGCAAAGACCACAGAAAGGATCATCTACACACAGATGGCTTGCTCCGGCTTGGATGCGTTTAGGAagtggtaccccccccccccttcctcacagGACTGTGATAGTCCTGTGGCCTCTTGGGTTTCCCCCCGCTTTTCAAGTGAACCTTCCCAACCCTGCAGCAAAGTCAGGGTGGCCCCATGAGGATAGGAAGACACTTGAGAACAACCATGTTCATGGGATCCAATGATGGACAGGGGAACCATTTCGAGAGTTGGCTGGGGAATCGTGGCGAAAAAGCACACTTTTTAAGCATAGCAACTCCGCTCACACCACATAGGCGCCAAGCAAATGAACGGTATCTAATTTGCGATGCTGTGTTTCAGCATTGCTACAAATATAGCCACTGATTCTTAGAAAGGCAGACCTGGaaaggaaaatctgacaagccaacACCTGAGATATTTATAGCCAGTGGCCCATGTTCATTCAATGGGTGAAGCATCATTATGTTTGCGAATCTGGGTTGCAGCTGTGCTCACTAAGAACTAGATCAGCGGACCCCAAACATTTTTGGGCTGCCACCCTGGGCCACAAACTAGTGCCCCTCCTACAcacatgcacgcatgcacacatgcacgcacgcacgcacacacacacacacatttctttcttgctatcaggtctactgcaaatttaaaacaacttttaacagggtaaacacacatatatatttcacaaataaaacatgacctagtaaaagtaaaagcaatttattgagctgtttttgCAATATGGAAGGGTATATTTGCATTTCCCCCattatgtcttcacagttttaatgctTGGTGCAGGAATATCAGCTTCTCAACACCAGGCCGCAgggctacacagcaaggagagtgctgctgcttttcctttaaaattcatcAGTCACCAAGGTGGAAGGACAAAACCATTTTTTGCCAcctggcccaggaatccctgtgCCACCCCCCTGCCGCTCCAAAACTCTATGCTGCCCCATTACTGTCCCAAAATTCATCATTGCCCATTGATGTTTCCATCCGCTGCCCCCCCACCCAGGGGAGTggtaccacccactttgggaatccacaCACTAGAttcttggcttttaaaaaaccctactttTACTGCATTCTCAGAACCCTCTTAACTATAAATGTTGCAGTGCATTGAGAAAACAGGAGTCTCCTTTTTGTGTTCTGGCCCAGCACAAACGGATGTGGCCTTGGTTCAGCAGCAGAGTGCGTGCTTGGTTTACATATTTCAAGCAACGATAAGAAAACTCAAATGCACGTGGTGCTCAGAACAGTGGCCACCGCCACGCCTTCTCCAAGTGGTTTCTGTAACCGACATTTCCTGAGAGAGAACTCACCTGCTTCCACATTTCTCCAGTTTTTTCGATTACAATGGTCTGTGATTGTTTGACAGGTGACGTCACTTTGTAgtcatcagacaagagtccaaGGATGGGATACTGGTTCCTGTACCTGATGGTTGAAGAGCATCTCTCAGCATTGCTAGTGACATTCTGCACTTCAAAATGAAACAACACGTTCCTTGCACGCCAGCTAACTGTGGCTAAAATTATAAATTTCTTAGAAGATTTCAAACAGCTCACAGTGAAATGGTGCTTTGGGAGAGACTGGAATCCCTTATTTGCGTAGACCTTAACTCACCAAGTTTGCTTTGCTAAACATTCAACGAAGGCCCtttgttttcaatgtttaaacaacCCACAAGTCTAATTTTTACTGGCTGGCTGGAGACCAGTGAATTGCAAATTGAGAAAGATGATGCTgtaatggttaggagcagtggactctaatctggaggactggg
The nucleotide sequence above comes from Sphaerodactylus townsendi isolate TG3544 linkage group LG13, MPM_Stown_v2.3, whole genome shotgun sequence. Encoded proteins:
- the ZNF711 gene encoding zinc finger protein 711 isoform X3; its protein translation is MDPGGGSLGLQTQESKMPHTMIMQDFVTGMAGTAHIDGDHIVVSVPEAVLVSDVVTDDGITLDHGLAAEVVQGPDIITETDVVTEGVIVPESMLEADVAIEEALDTSDHVLTSDLITETVRVPDQVFVADLVTGPDGHLEHVVQDSVSGADSPTMVSEEVLVTNSDTETVIQATGTVPGSTVTIKTEDDDDGKSTSEDYLMISLDDVGEKLDHIGNTPLKISTEVSHDNASKDDGFGSEVIKVYIFKAEADDDVEIGGTEIVTESDFHNGHSVAGVIEQGGVGRVQREKMVYMAVKDSSQEDEDINCAEIADEVYMEVIVGEEEATSLPDAQLEDSGVNKTFVPVAWAAAYGDDRRLPRRYEDCQTPAVIIGPDGQPLTVYPCHICGKKFKSRGFLKRHMKNHPDHMIKKKYQCTDCDFTTNKKVSFHNHLESHKLINKVDKTHEFTEYTRRYREASPLSSNKLILRDKEAKVHKCKYCDYESAEQGLLNRHLLAVHSKNFPHVCVECGKGFRHPSELKKHMRTHTGEKPYQCQHCVFRCADQSNLKTHIKSKHGTDLPFKCEQCPQAFADEKELLEHTELFQGHKTHQCAHCDHKSTNSSDLKRHVISVHTKDFPHKCEVCEKGFHRPSELKKHSESHKGKKIHQCRHCDFKTSDPFVLSGHILSVHTKDLPFKCKRCKRGFRQQIELKKHMKTHSGRKVYQCQYCEYSTTDASGFKRHVISIHTKDYPHRCDYCKKGFRRPSEKNQHIMRHHKETLM
- the ZNF711 gene encoding zinc finger protein 711 isoform X4 — translated: MDPGGGSLGLQTQESKMPHTMIMQDFVTGMAGTAHIDGDHIVVSVPEAVLVSDVVTDDGITLDHGLAAEVVQGPDIITETDVVTEGVIVPESMLEADVAIEEALDTSDHVLTSDLITETVRVPDQVFVADLVTGPDGHLEHVVQDSVSGADSPTMVSEEVLVTNSDTETVIQATGTVPGSTVTIKTEDDDDGKSTSEDYLMISLDDVGEKLDHIGNTPLKISTEVSHDNASKDDGFGSEVIKVYIFKAEADDDVEIDCAEIADEVYMEVIVGEEEATSLPDAQLEDSGVNKTFVPVAWAAAYGDDRRLPRRYEDCQTPGANLEARLENKNGNATQFLQICDSLSTNRLLKQKAKRRRRGEARQWQTAVIIGPDGQPLTVYPCHICGKKFKSRGFLKRHMKNHPDHMIKKKYQCTDCDFTTNKKVSFHNHLESHKLINKVDKTHEFTEYTRRYREASPLSSNKLILRDKEAKVHKCKYCDYESAEQGLLNRHLLAVHSKNFPHVCVECGKGFRHPSELKKHMRTHTGEKPYQCQHCVFRCADQSNLKTHIKSKHGTDLPFKCEQCPQAFADEKELLEHTELFQGHKTHQCAHCDHKSTNSSDLKRHVISVHTKDFPHKCEVCEKGFHRPSELKKHSESHKGKKIHQCRHCDFKTSDPFVLSGHILSVHTKDLPFKCKRCKRGFRQQIELKKHMKTHSGRKVYQCQYCEYSTTDASGFKRHVISIHTKDYPHRCDYCKKGFRRPSEKNQHIMRHHKETLM
- the ZNF711 gene encoding zinc finger protein 711 isoform X5: MDPGGGSLGLQTQESKMPHTMIMQDFVTGMAGTAHIDGDHIVVSVPEAVLVSDVVTDDGITLDHGLAAEVVQGPDIITETDVVTEGVIVPESMLEADVAIEEALDTSDHVLTSDLITETVRVPDQVFVADLVTGPDGHLEHVVQDSVSGADSPTMVSEEVLVTNSDTETVIQATGTVPGSTVTIKTEDDDDGKSTSEDYLMISLDDVGEKLDHIGNTPLKISTEVSHDNASKDDGFGSEVIKVYIFKAEADDDVEIDCAEIADEVYMEVIVGEEEATSLPDAQLEDSGDDRRLPRRYEDCQTPGANLEARLENKNGNATQFLQICDSLSTNRLLKQKAKRRRRGEARQWQTAVIIGPDGQPLTVYPCHICGKKFKSRGFLKRHMKNHPDHMIKKKYQCTDCDFTTNKKVSFHNHLESHKLINKVDKTHEFTEYTRRYREASPLSSNKLILRDKEAKVHKCKYCDYESAEQGLLNRHLLAVHSKNFPHVCVECGKGFRHPSELKKHMRTHTGEKPYQCQHCVFRCADQSNLKTHIKSKHGTDLPFKCEQCPQAFADEKELLEHTELFQGHKTHQCAHCDHKSTNSSDLKRHVISVHTKDFPHKCEVCEKGFHRPSELKKHSESHKGKKIHQCRHCDFKTSDPFVLSGHILSVHTKDLPFKCKRCKRGFRQQIELKKHMKTHSGRKVYQCQYCEYSTTDASGFKRHVISIHTKDYPHRCDYCKKGFRRPSEKNQHIMRHHKETLM
- the ZNF711 gene encoding zinc finger protein 711 isoform X6 — translated: MVYMAVKDSSQEDEDINCAEIADEVYMEVIVGEEEATSLPDAQLEDSGVNKTFVPVAWAAAYGDDRRLPRRYEDCQTPGANLEARLENKNGNATQFLQICDSLSTNRLLKQKAKRRRRGEARQWQTAVIIGPDGQPLTVYPCHICGKKFKSRGFLKRHMKNHPDHMIKKKYQCTDCDFTTNKKVSFHNHLESHKLINKVDKTHEFTEYTRRYREASPLSSNKLILRDKEAKVHKCKYCDYESAEQGLLNRHLLAVHSKNFPHVCVECGKGFRHPSELKKHMRTHTGEKPYQCQHCVFRCADQSNLKTHIKSKHGTDLPFKCEQCPQAFADEKELLEHTELFQGHKTHQCAHCDHKSTNSSDLKRHVISVHTKDFPHKCEVCEKGFHRPSELKKHSESHKGKKIHQCRHCDFKTSDPFVLSGHILSVHTKDLPFKCKRCKRGFRQQIELKKHMKTHSGRKVYQCQYCEYSTTDASGFKRHVISIHTKDYPHRCDYCKKGFRRPSEKNQHIMRHHKETLM